The following coding sequences lie in one Deltaproteobacteria bacterium genomic window:
- a CDS encoding prepilin-type N-terminal cleavage/methylation domain-containing protein, which translates to MGRRHVPERLGYDARGEYRELKKMDAVRVLQKAQRGFTLVEVLIAMALATLVGLAGYVVFSSTNFSYKVEQDVVEAQQNLRVAMDRLARDLRHAGFGLPTPPEVLPTLTFGSYSFSSPITYTNSSTAPDSITILGIGYEAATLVGSASGQNAGGSTTLCVSSDSAFAPNGSLDSRRKYINIGGSVYRELTSASGASCGGSGKSLGLALALDRAYPDTTPVYIIYAVTYSISTTVTGCSTSNPCLVMKDHSGLLGSTDEQIVAENIEDMQFAYGVDVSPYDGIIDSGGSYGSDDFVDTPSDSTSIIAVRASIVARTRNEDPRGKKEFHPFCLEDRAGDSSCTGASADGYRRRRLTRIVKLRNPRVQ; encoded by the coding sequence ATGGGGCGCCGTCACGTCCCGGAGCGTCTCGGTTACGACGCTCGTGGAGAGTATCGTGAGCTGAAGAAGATGGACGCTGTGAGAGTCTTGCAGAAAGCTCAGCGGGGTTTCACGCTCGTAGAGGTCCTCATAGCCATGGCCCTGGCCACACTCGTGGGCCTTGCCGGCTACGTGGTCTTCTCGTCCACCAACTTCTCCTACAAGGTGGAGCAGGACGTGGTGGAGGCCCAGCAGAACCTGAGGGTGGCCATGGACAGGCTCGCCCGCGACCTGCGCCACGCGGGCTTCGGGCTGCCCACGCCGCCCGAGGTGCTGCCGACCCTCACCTTCGGCTCCTACAGCTTCAGCTCGCCCATAACCTACACCAACAGCTCTACCGCGCCCGATTCCATAACCATCCTCGGCATAGGCTACGAGGCGGCCACCCTCGTGGGCAGCGCCTCGGGCCAGAACGCGGGCGGCAGCACCACGCTGTGCGTGAGCTCGGACAGCGCCTTCGCCCCCAACGGCTCTCTCGACTCGAGGCGCAAGTACATAAACATCGGCGGCTCGGTCTACAGGGAGCTCACCTCGGCCTCGGGCGCAAGCTGCGGCGGCTCGGGCAAGTCGCTGGGCCTGGCGCTTGCGCTTGACAGGGCCTATCCCGACACCACGCCCGTGTACATAATCTATGCCGTCACCTACTCGATCAGCACCACCGTCACGGGGTGCTCGACCTCCAACCCCTGCCTCGTCATGAAGGACCACTCGGGGCTCCTCGGCTCCACCGACGAGCAGATAGTGGCCGAGAACATAGAGGACATGCAGTTTGCCTACGGCGTCGACGTCTCGCCCTACGACGGCATCATAGACAGCGGAGGCTCCTACGGGAGCGACGACTTCGTCGACACGCCGAGCGACAGCACGAGCATAATCGCCGTGCGCGCAAGCATCGTGGCCCGCACGCGCAACGAGGACCCGCGGGGCAAGAAGGAGTTCCACCCCTTCTGCCTCGAGGACCGCGCAGGCGACTCGTCCTGCACCGGCGCCTCGGCCGACGGATACAGAAGGCGCAGATTAACGCGGATCGTCAAGCTCAGGAACCCGCGCGTCCAGTAG